A DNA window from Bacteroidota bacterium contains the following coding sequences:
- a CDS encoding peptidase S9 yields the protein MRIVRYTVLVLLFAWFILPAGTVQAQYFGRNKVQYDQFDFKKFETEHFEIYFYDETEEAIRDVAAMAERWYQRHSRTFLREFHEKKPLIFYANDADFHQTNAISGSLGEGTGGVTESLKERVVMPLTGIYAETDHVLGHELVHSFQYDIGLSSTDSTRFALGLFPLWVIEGTAEYLSVGREDSHTAMWLRDAAMNDNLPTAEQLTREPHKYFPYRYGQAYMAYIGGKYGDTAVTNLFKLGGRAGLDSAFVYALGIKADSLSNEWIAAVKESYLPLTEGRTAPQDAGRLVISEETDGGKINLAPTTSPDGRYVAFISERDIFNINLFIADAETGEVIQRLKNGPFDSHFDNIRFISSAGSWSPDGKKFAFVVFSEGDNEIQILDIDSGKVERRVTVADVGAIHHVAWSPDNQFLAFSGIQGGISDLFMLNLETNSVRQLTDDRYADLQPTWSPDGATLAFVTDRGPDGTDFNTLSYGKMRLALIDLESEDIEVVRPFEDAVHHNPQFSPDGRDLFFISDQDGFKDIYRHELNAKETYRITNLKTGVSGITALSPAMTVAMQSGRMMFTVFDNGTYPIFSLEAEDLEGQPMSQQLAEEYQSEEEAALYASASLLPPPRNADEGLVGSYLSDPLTGLPDSPDYEIEDYGARLRLDYVAPPSVGVSVGGPFGGGAYGGVGFFFSDMLGNHNLAVIAQANGTLKDIGGQISYLNQKNRFNFGAAGGHIPILYGYLTQGLEPITDDNGDVTGFLPTYDQVFRRIYIDQLDLIGSYPLSTTRRLELSGGFARYAEDIEIRRYVQSFGGLTQGERINRDDLEGDPFYFFQAGAAFVGDNSSFGFTSPVRGGRFRLQVSPYVGSEDYVRVLGDYRRYFLAKPFTFAIRGLHVGNYGANSELNTNTTSTFDSNIFTRQYLGYPNYLGFVRGYSFNSFDPNECTATLTSGCAESNRLIGTRIALARAEIRVPL from the coding sequence ATGCGCATTGTCCGTTATACTGTACTGGTTTTGCTGTTTGCCTGGTTTATCCTGCCCGCCGGCACAGTGCAAGCCCAGTATTTTGGGAGAAATAAGGTACAGTACGACCAGTTCGATTTTAAGAAGTTCGAAACGGAGCACTTCGAGATCTATTTTTACGACGAAACGGAAGAAGCTATCCGTGATGTTGCCGCAATGGCAGAACGCTGGTACCAAAGACACTCGCGTACATTTCTCAGAGAGTTTCACGAAAAGAAGCCGCTCATCTTTTATGCAAATGACGCGGACTTCCATCAGACCAACGCCATTAGCGGTTCTCTGGGCGAAGGAACGGGCGGGGTCACGGAATCCCTGAAAGAGCGTGTGGTGATGCCGTTAACCGGTATTTACGCGGAAACTGACCATGTACTGGGCCACGAGCTTGTCCATTCTTTCCAGTATGACATTGGCCTTTCCTCTACAGACAGCACGCGTTTTGCACTGGGCCTCTTTCCGCTTTGGGTGATTGAAGGTACAGCAGAATATCTGTCCGTAGGTCGGGAAGATTCTCACACGGCCATGTGGCTACGCGACGCCGCCATGAACGACAACCTGCCAACCGCAGAGCAGCTCACCCGGGAGCCACACAAGTATTTCCCTTACCGGTATGGTCAGGCGTACATGGCATACATTGGCGGAAAATACGGCGACACAGCTGTAACCAACCTCTTCAAATTGGGTGGACGCGCCGGCCTCGACTCAGCTTTTGTCTACGCGCTTGGTATCAAGGCTGACTCGCTCTCCAACGAGTGGATTGCTGCCGTCAAGGAAAGCTATTTGCCGCTTACTGAAGGACGCACCGCACCGCAAGATGCCGGCCGCCTGGTGATTTCAGAAGAAACGGACGGCGGCAAAATCAACCTCGCCCCCACAACCAGCCCGGATGGTCGCTACGTTGCGTTTATATCTGAGCGCGATATCTTCAACATTAACCTGTTTATCGCTGATGCTGAAACGGGAGAAGTTATCCAGCGGCTGAAAAACGGGCCTTTTGATTCCCATTTTGACAATATCCGATTTATCAGCTCTGCCGGCTCATGGTCGCCTGATGGTAAAAAGTTTGCCTTTGTGGTCTTCTCAGAAGGCGACAATGAAATTCAGATACTCGATATCGACTCCGGCAAAGTTGAACGACGCGTGACCGTTGCGGATGTAGGTGCCATACACCACGTTGCCTGGTCACCAGACAACCAGTTCCTTGCGTTCTCCGGTATTCAGGGTGGTATCAGCGATCTGTTTATGCTGAACCTCGAGACAAACTCTGTGCGCCAGTTGACAGACGACCGCTATGCAGACCTCCAGCCAACCTGGTCTCCTGACGGCGCAACCCTGGCCTTTGTCACCGATCGTGGCCCAGACGGTACTGATTTCAACACACTGTCTTACGGGAAAATGCGCCTCGCGCTGATTGATCTCGAATCAGAAGACATTGAAGTGGTGCGGCCTTTTGAAGATGCTGTCCACCACAACCCACAGTTTTCGCCGGATGGCCGCGACCTGTTCTTTATTTCAGATCAGGACGGGTTCAAAGATATTTACCGGCACGAGTTGAATGCCAAAGAAACGTACCGCATCACCAACCTGAAAACGGGTGTAAGCGGCATTACTGCGCTATCGCCGGCCATGACTGTGGCCATGCAAAGCGGCCGGATGATGTTTACAGTATTTGATAACGGCACGTACCCAATCTTCTCGCTTGAAGCTGAAGACCTGGAAGGACAGCCGATGTCGCAGCAGCTAGCGGAAGAATATCAGAGTGAAGAAGAAGCAGCGCTCTACGCCAGTGCTAGCCTTCTACCGCCACCGCGCAATGCAGACGAAGGCCTCGTGGGCAGCTACCTGAGCGACCCGCTCACCGGCCTGCCAGATTCTCCGGACTACGAAATTGAAGATTACGGTGCCCGTCTCCGCCTCGACTATGTTGCACCGCCATCCGTTGGTGTTTCTGTTGGCGGCCCATTTGGCGGTGGCGCTTACGGTGGCGTTGGATTTTTCTTCAGTGATATGCTGGGTAATCATAACCTTGCTGTTATCGCCCAGGCAAATGGTACGCTGAAAGATATTGGTGGGCAGATATCCTATCTAAACCAGAAAAACCGGTTTAATTTTGGAGCTGCCGGCGGCCATATTCCAATCCTCTACGGCTACCTTACACAAGGACTTGAACCAATCACCGATGATAACGGCGATGTCACTGGATTTTTGCCGACGTATGACCAGGTATTCCGCCGCATCTATATCGACCAACTCGACCTGATTGGCTCGTATCCGCTTTCAACTACGCGCCGGCTCGAACTGAGCGGTGGGTTTGCACGTTATGCTGAGGACATTGAAATCCGCCGCTATGTGCAGTCTTTTGGCGGATTGACGCAAGGCGAACGTATTAACCGAGATGATCTCGAAGGCGACCCGTTTTACTTCTTCCAGGCAGGTGCAGCCTTTGTCGGTGATAATTCATCGTTTGGCTTTACCTCCCCGGTTCGCGGTGGTCGCTTCCGCTTGCAGGTTTCTCCGTATGTAGGTTCAGAAGACTACGTCCGTGTGCTGGGTGACTACCGGCGGTACTTCCTCGCTAAACCCTTCACCTTCGCTATCCGCGGATTGCACGTGGGAAATTACGGTGCAAACAGCGAGTTGAATACCAACACGACGTCGACCTTCGACTCAAATATATTCACCCGGCAGTACCTCGGGTATCCAAACTACCTGGGCTTTGTACGCGGCTACAGCTTCAACTCGTTTGATCCGAACGAGTGTACAGCAACACTCACCAGTGGGTGTGCTGAAAGCAACCGCCTCATTGGTACACGCATCGCGCTGGCACGCGCTGAAATCCGCGTCCCGCTCT